Proteins encoded together in one Plasmodium cynomolgi strain B DNA, chromosome 9, whole genome shotgun sequence window:
- a CDS encoding hypothetical protein (putative), with translation MSSIKNATGVRHNAFRLNAHKKLIYNRMRRFNWPPQECSAIHPIEPFGKQFFIFNAFKRDPNFDNEVCNTVKPLLNPNNEKIPSETVLCVCDFAKRPLMFLNYLDFKILQASMDKIKEGFKKMEEKLDKTNYLDTKFGLMLKYNLNKTYGMQRVKKGEHNSWGMKKGVFRSRKT, from the exons atgtcgTCTATCAAAAATGCAACGGGGGTCAGACACAACGCCTTTCGTTTGAACGCGCATAAAA AGCTGATTTACAACCGAATGAGAAGATTCAATTGGCCCCCTCAGGAATGCTCAGCGATACACCCG ATTGAACCTTTTGGGAAACAATTTTTCATCTTCAACGCATTTAAGAGGGACCCCAATTTTGACAACGAAGTGTGCAACACGGTCAAGCCACTG CTAAACCccaataatgaaaaaatacccTCAGAGACGGTCCTCTGCGTGTGTGATTTTGCCAAGAGGCCATTGATGTTCCTAAATTATTTGGACTTCAAAATATTG CAAGCCAGTATGGATAAGATTAAGGagggatttaaaaaaatggaggaaaaattggacaag ACGAACTATCTAGATACCAAGTTTGGCTTAATGCTAAAGTACAATTTAAACAAAACGTACGGCATGCAGCGAGTTAAGAAGGGGGAGCATAACTCGTGGGGAATGAAGAAGGGGGTGTTCCGAAGCAGGAAGACGTGA
- a CDS encoding hypothetical protein (putative) — translation MNELKVFQLTTHECVMRRKTHLMSESMNNYLMLCLRLLFKLNSKLEGDNYTQAKCSNGVPSNSNENSRGGKKNDAHFFTSEKEKNKRRKVPTNLLLTNINNKKKSQKNKLVLIELLYQAIDYVTLNEEIPTCSSKGNNNIIENGLSEIVNCLEKKFKLKYVGSAKDVEYLSQSESKKKSKNEKNADSEENILFNIINIDNKLKNKNNLNVDTLLKKINDLLNIGNDPSAYVHSGLHVIIRNMCLNRLNSLNLDLLFLVNLYSNNNFKNKFFHYDWKLATAPWVSENAGRSDYPAEHRENGSGGAVQATPMGAPNEAETGGQAATKEGEKSDRLPSMSLPTLSLPTLDLSSLYIPLTYKAEDDSFKAETKKKSQSMAKKKKNKHIYNELALCLKIIANSFASKDLCFNSFSVLYFMYKNILDNIMRISFNFTYFISAEFFFFNDSMNFLSLVNLKRELMPSSVYFDSIRAFTNIKSHYKYFLGLTRKGVKKEEVKSRKQYPILLSSLRGDTGEDLYSGGDEYIDGEEHIGGEEHSGGEAHRAWIIC, via the exons ATGAACGAACTGAAAGTTTTTCAATTGACTACTCATGAGTGTGTCATGAGAAGGAAGACTCACTTGATGAGCGAATCGATGAACAATTATTTGATGCTATGTCTGAGGCTTCTTTTTAAACTGAATAGTAAACTGGAGGGAGATAATTACACCCAAGCGAAATGCAGTAATGGTGTACCGAGCAACAGTAATGAAAATtcgagggggggaaaaaaaaacgacgcacattttttcacatcagaaaaggaaaaaaataaacgaagaAAAGTGCCAACCAATTTGTTATTAACAAATATtaacaacaaaaagaaaagccaaaaaaataagttagtTTTAATCGAACTGTTGTATCAAGCAATTGACTATGTGACGTTAAATGAGGAGATTCCTACGTGCAGCAGCAAAGGGAACAACAACATTATCGAAAATGGACTAAGCGAAATAGTTAATTGccttgagaaaaaatttaaactcAAGTACGTAGGAAGCGCAAAGGACGTGGAGTATCTCTCACAAagtgaaagcaaaaaaaaatccaaaaatgaaaaaaatgctgacAGTGAAGAAAACATCCTTTTTAACATCATCAACATAGacaataaattaaaaaataaaaataacttaaACGTAGACACTTTGCTAAAGAAGATAAATGATCTGCTCAACATCGGGAATGATCCGTCTGCCTACGTTCACTCAGGGCTCCACGTTATCATCAGGAATATGTGCCTCAATAGGCTGAACTCGCTAAACTTAGATTTGCTCTTCCTCGTAAATTTGTACTCgaacaataattttaaaaataagttttttcATTACGATTGGAAGTTGGCGACCGCTCCGTGGGTTAGCGAAAACGCCGGCAGGAGTGACTACCCAGCCGAGCATCGCGAAAATGGCAGCGGGGGTGCCGTCCAAGCGACACCCATGGGGGCTCCGAATGAAGCGGAAACTGGTGGGCAGGCAGCGACAAAAGAGGGTGAGAAGTCAGATAGGCTTCCTTCGATGAGCCTTCCAACCCTGAGTCTCCCAACCTTGGACCTCTCCTCCCTGTACATCCCGCTGACCTACAAAGCGGAGGACGATTCCTTCAAAgcagaaacgaaaaaaaaatcacagagcatggcaaaaaaaaagaagaataaacACATCTATAACGAGCTCGCACTATGCTTAAAAATCATTGCAAACAGTTTCGCCTCCAAAGACCTTTGCTTCAATTCTTTTTCTgtcttatattttatgtataaaaatatactagACAATATCATGAGGatatcttttaattttacttacTTTATTAGTgcggagtttttttttttcaacgaCAGCATGAATTTTCTCTCGCTtgtaaatttgaaaagggaGCTAATGCCAAGTTCGGTATACTTTGACAGCATAAGAGCTTTTACCAACATCAAATCGCACTATAAGTACTTCCTTGGGTTGACAAGAAAGGGagtgaagaaggaagaagtcaAGAGTAGGAAGCAGTATCCAATTCTCCTGTCCAGTTTGAGGGGTGACACGGGAGAAGATTTGTACAGCGGTGGAGACGAATACATAGATGGAGAGGAACACATCGGTGGGGAGGAACACAGCGGTGGAGAGGCACACAGAG CGTGGATAATCTGCTGA